GCCGGCGGCGAAGATCTTCATCATGGGCGTCGGCGTTGCCGGACTGCAGGCGATCGCCACCGCGCGCCGGCTCGGCGCGGTGGTCACCGCGACGGACGTGCGCCCCGCCGCCAAGGAGCAGGTCGCCTCGCTCGGCGCGAAGTTCATCGCGGTGGAGGACGAAGAGTTCAAGCAGGCCGAGACTGCCGGCGGCTACGCCAAGGAAATGTCGAAGGAATACCAGGCGAAGCAGGCGGCCCTGACGGCCGAGCACATCGCCAAGCAGGACATCGTCATCACCACGGCGCTGATCCCGGGCCGGCCAGCGCCGCGCCTGGTGTCGTCCGCCATGGTCGCTTCGATGAAGCCCGGTTCGGTGCTCATCGATCTCGCGGTGGAGCGTGGCGGCAACGTCGAGGGCGCTGTCCCCGGCCAGGTCGTCACCACGGCGAACGGCGTCAAGATCGTCGGACACCTCAACGTTGCCGGCCGCGTCGCGGCGTCGGCGTCGCTGCTCTACGCGAAGAACCTCTACGCCTTCCTCGAGACGATGGTGGACAAGGCATCGAAACAACTCGCGATCAACCGCGACGACGAACTGGTTAGGGCCACCATGCTGACCGATGGCGGCAAGGTGGTGCATCCGAATTTTGCCGGCGCCATACCTGCGGCCGAGACGCCGGCTGTGCCCGCCAGCGAGCCCGGCGTTGACGCCGCGCCGAAGGCAAAACCCAGGAAAGCCGCGGCGAAGGCGGCAAGTGCCGCCGTCAAGTCGAAGGGGGGTGCGTGATGGAAAAAAGTGCTCTCGAGCAGACGCTCGACCAGCTTGAGAACGCCGTGGCCGCCGTGCGCGCGGCTGCCGAAAATCTCGGGCCAGGGGCTGCCGACGCCGCGGGCGGCGTGGCGCATGCCGTCTCTGGCGGCGCGATCGATCCCTTCGTCTTCCGCTTCGCCATCTTCGTGCTGGCGATCTTTGTCGGCTACTACGTGGTCTGGTCGGTGACGCCGGCGCTCCACACGCCGCTGATGGCCGTCACCAACGCCATTTCCTCGGTCATCGTCGTCGGCGCGCTGCTGGCGGTCGGCATCTCGGCCTCTGGCCTCGCCACGGGCTTCGGCTTCATCGCGCTGGTGCTCGCCTCGGTGAACATCTTCGGCGGCTTCCTGGTCACCCAGCGCATGCTCGCCATGTACAAGAAGAAAGAGAAGTGAGCGCCACACGATGAACGCGAATCTCGCTTCCTTCCTCTATCTCGTCTCCGGCATCCTGTTCATCCTGGCGCTGCGGGGCCTGTCGCACCCGACGACCAGCCGTCAGGGCAACACCTACGGCATGGTCGGCATGGGTATCGCCATCGTCACCACCTTGGCGCTCGCCGTTCCGTCGGTCGGCGGATTCGGGCTGATCGTGCTTGGTCTGGCCGTCGGCGGCGCGGTCGGAGCCGTCACCGCGCGGCGCATCGCCATGACGTCGATGCCGCAGCTGGTCGCCGCCTTCCACAGCCTCGTCGGCCTTGCCGCCGTGATGGTGGCGGCTGCCGCCATGTATGCGCCGGAGAGCTTCGGCATCGGTACGATCGGAGACATCCATAGCCAGGCGCTGGTGGAGATGAGCCTTGGCGTCGCCATCGGCGCGATCACCTTCACCGGCTCGGTCATCGCCTTCCTCAAACTCGACGGCCGCATGTCGGGCAAGCCGATCATGCTTCCGGCCCGCCATCTCATCAACATCGCGCTCGGCGCGGCGCTGGTGGCGCTGATCGTGCTCTTGGTCACAACCGAGAGCTACACGATCTTCTGGCTGATCGTCGTCGCGTCGCTGGTGCTGGGCGTGCTGCTCATCATCCCGATCGGCGGCGCCGACATGCCGGTCGTCGTCTCGATGCTCAACTCCTATTCGGGCTGGGCGGCGGCCGCACTCGGCTTCACGCTCGGCAACCTGGCGCTGATCATCACCGGCGCGCTGGTCGGCTCGTCGGGCGCGATCCTCAGCTACATCATGTGCAAGGGCATGAACCGCTCGTTCATCTCGGTCATTCTCGGCGGCTTCGGCGGTGAGACGGCTGCAGCAGCCGACGACGGCATCCAGCGCACGGTCAAGACCGGCGCTGCCGACGACGCGGCCTACCTGATGATGAATGCCCAGAAGGTCATCATCGTGCCGGGCTACGGCATGGCGGTGGCGCAGGCCCAGCATGCACTGCGCGAGATGGCCGACAAGCTGAAGGCCAACGGCGTCGAGGTGAAATACGCCATTCACCCCGTCGCCGGCCGCATGCCTGGACACATGAACGTGCTGCTGGCGGAAGCCAACGTTCCCTACGACGAGGTGTTCGAGCTGGAGGACATCAACTCCGAGTTCGCGCAGGCCGACGTCGCCTATGTCATCGGCGCCAACGACGTCACCAACCCGTCGGCGCGCGACGACAAGGCCTCGCCGATCTACGGCATGCCGATCCTCGACGTCGACAAGGCGCGCACCTGCCTCTTCGTCAAGCGCAGCCTGGGCTCCGGCTACGCCGGCATCGACAACACGCTGTTCTACAAGGACGGCACGATGATGCTGCTCGGCGACGCCAAGAAGATGACCGAAGAGATCGTCAAGGCCATGGATCACTGATCCATCGCCAGCGTATTAACAACAAAAGCCCGGCCTCGCGCCGGGCTTTTGCTTTCAGTACAAGAGTCAGCCGGCGGTCTTGCGCAGCTCGAAATTGGCGACACCGAGCGCGAAGTTCAGTCCGGCCTGCTGCGTGGTGCTTACCGGCTGAAGGGTGAAACCCTTTCCGGAGCCGCCGACCAGTGCGTTGGCGCCGACGCCGGCAGCGACTGTCGCTTCGCCGGTGACGCCGACATAGTTGCCTTCGAGAGAGCCGGGCTGGTAGGCGTCCGCCTTGGCGGCGACCACGGCCCACTGCATGACGGTGGCGCCGGTCACGCCGACATCCACGCCGAACTTGCTGATCGAGCCGCCATACGTCTCAGGGGGCAGGCTCTTGTCGGCCGGCGTGTAGGTGCAGCGCACTTCCTTGGTCGAGCCGAGGACAAAGCCGACACCGCCCTCGGCAACGCAGTCAAGCCAGCCGACTTCGACGCCGCTCGCAGCGTTTCCGACCAGGGGAACCGTTGAAAAAGCCATTGCGGCCGCCAGTGTGGCAATCAATGTTCTCATCACAAACTCCTTTTCGGCCTCCCTCGCGTCCCCGATTGGGGGAGAAAAGCTTGCAGGCGAGGGATGGTTCCATCACCGGGAGTGTCGGTTCGTTACAAAGACGCCCAGGATCGAGCGGGTGCGACTGTCGGGAAAGGCCTGCGACCCTGCCGGGGAACTCTCAGCCGGGCAGGGCTCTATTCACACGCATGCCGGCGGCGATGCGCACGGCCGCCACGCAGCCAACGAGCGCCAGCGGCACGAAGGCCAGGAAGACCCAGGTGGCGACGGGAGCGGCCGTTTCCCGGCTCAATCCACTGCCGAAGCCCATGACATTCGCGATGATGCCGGTGACGGCGGCCCCGATCGCATAGCCGATGCGCTGCATCGTAGGCACCGCGGAGGAGGCGATGGTGCGTTCTTCCTCCTTCGCAGCGGCGACGATGAGGCGGGTGACGAAGGGCCAGGCTATGCCGAAACCGCCGCCCTGAAGCACGGCGCAGGCCAGCACCAGCCAGGTCGCGCCGGCGGGGACCGAATAGGCGAAGCCGGCGACGCCTCCGGCGATCATCAGCGCCCCGGTGACGATGATGGCGCGTTCGCGATGCGGAGGCGCATTGGCGACGATGATCGACATGATCGACCAGGAGATGGATTCCGCCGCGATGATGTAGCCGGTGGTGAGGATGGGCACGTCGTGCAGCGTCGTGAGAAGAAGCGGCCCGTACACCGTGAATGAGCAGGTGGCGACCGAAAGCGCCGCGACCATGGTCATGCCTGCGCCAAGCGGCGTGCGCCAGTCGAAGAGGCGCGACGGAAACAGCCGCGACCCCGGGTTGCGTGCGTCTATAGCGAAGAAAGCCGCCAGCCCCAGAAGGCCCGCGGCGACCAGCAGCGACGAGCGCACCGGCTGGATGTCCACGCCCGCCACGGCGATCAGCACGATGCTGCACGCCAGCACTGCCAGGACGGCATATGGGAAGGGCGGCAGCGATGCCGCTTCGCTCCTGCGGGTGGTCGCGGCAGGCGCATTCAGTACGATGTAGCTAGCCAAAGCCATCGCAGCGCCGCCTCCGGTGAAGATGCCGAAAGCCCAGCGCCAGGAAAGCGCCTCCGTCAGCACTGCCCCCAGCAACGGCCCGCTGAACGCCGCCACGCCCCAGACGGCCGACATGATGCCGAAAAGCTGCGGCCAGATCCTTGGCGGAAACAGCCTCTCGACGGAGACGAAGGCTAGAGACACCAGCGCTCCGCCGCCCAATCCCTCGACCAGGCGACCGGCGAGGAATACCGGCATCGACGGCGCTGTTGCGCAGATCAGTGCGCCCAGTGCGTAGATGACGGCCGCGAAGGCCATGTTGGAGCGCAGCGGCACATACGACACCAGGCGTCCAGCGGCTGCCCCGGCAACGATCGCGCCCAGTTCGTAGATCGCCAGTGACCATCCGACCAGTTCGACGCCGGAGATCTCGCCCACCATCGCGGGCATGACCGTGGCAACCATCGTCTCGTTGGTGGCGTGCAGCAGGATGCCGAGGCTGACGAAGCAGAAGCGCGCGAGGTCGCCCGTCTCCCACAGCGCGCGCCAATCCGTTCGTTCCGTAGTGGTATCCGACATCCCCAATCCCCTGCTCGAGGCAGACCGAACGAAAATCTGGCTTCAGCCCGCGAGTACGGGCAGGACTTGTAGAACCTCAAGCGGGGTTGAGTTCAAGGTGGAAGCGATGGAAACCTGCCTGGATGGGGTGCCGGCGCAATCACTTGCCGCGGAAGCCGGCCTCGATGTTGTTCCCGTCGGGATCGAGGACGAAGGCGGCGTAGTAGTTCATCTCGGCCGGACCGCGCGGGCCGGGCGCGCCATTGTCTTTGCCGCCATTGGCAAGCGCTGCCTTGTAGAAGGCGTCGACGGTCGCCTTGTCGGGTGCGGAGAAGGCCACATGGATCGGGCTCGCAGACGTCCGGTGACCGGTGCTCCAGAAGCGCGGCCGATCTGTCCCGATCCAGAGGAAGGGGATGGGCTCGTCGGCGCTGCGGACGACCAGGAAGGATGCCTCGCTGTTGTCGATGACGGCAAGGCCGATCGCGTTCATCGCCGCGTCGTAGAAGCGTCGCGCGGCCGCCAGATCAGCTACGCAAAAGCCGAAATGATCGAGCATCGTCCGATCTCCCACGCCTTCGGATGGAACAGGTTCCCCCGCGGGATGAGCGCGGAGAACACGATCGAGCAGGCCGTAGGCTCTTGCGAAGAGCCTATGCGCCGCGTGTGCGTGCCAAGCCGTCGGTCGCCGGCCGATAATTCGGGTCGAGCTGCACGGCCCGCGCGAAGGACTTGGCGGCCCGCGCCTTGTCGCCGCGACGTTCGTAGACCAGCGCCTGGTTTGCCCAGCTCTCGGCCAGGCGGTCGTTCAGCTTGACCGCCATGTTGAAGTCGTCAAAAGCGTTGTCTTCCTGGTTCAGCGCCAGGTAAGAGACGCCGCGGCCGTTGTAAGGCTCGGGCGATTCAGGGGACAGGGAGATGGCCGTCGAGAAATCCTCGATCGCGAACTTGTGCTGCCCCTGGCTCTGGTAGATCAGGCCGCGGCGGTGATAGGCGCGACCGTCGGTCGTATCGAGCTGGATGGCCTTCTGGAAGTCGTTGAAGGCCTGCTGGGTCTGGCCGGCATGGCGGTAGAGGTCGCCGCGACCGATATAGGCCGTATCATAATTCGGATTGATCTGCAGCGCCCGGCCGTAGTCGCTCAGCGCACTTTTCTGGTCGCCGAGATAGCGATGAATGAGCGCGCGGTTGGCGTAGGCCTGATAGAAGTTGGGATTGAGCTCGATCGCCTTGTCGAAATCCTTGAGCGCTTCGCGGTACTTGCCGCCGCGCCCGTAGGCGGAGCCGCGTACGTTGTAGGCCTCCGGGTCGCGAGGATTGCGGCTGACAACCCCAGACAAGGACGAGATGTTCTGCTCGGAGGATTGAGCGATGTCGACGGTCGCCAGGTCGCTGACCGGACTCGCCTGGCAGGCCGCCAGCATCGTCGCCGCGGCGAGCATGACGCCAAGGCTTGCGTGTCTCGCCGTCATTTTCGACTGGGCTGCGGTTGCTCTCATGTCCTGCACTTCTCCCAACGCGACACGAATCCTCGTCGTCGGCCAATTTGCGGCCGATTTAGCCAAAAAGCAAAAAAGGTGGCGGCGATTTCGCAATCGCCCCACCTCTGTCGCTATATCCCGAAAAGGACGAAAACTTGGCGCTATGCGCGCGGTGCCCGAGCAGGCTGAGCGGCCGCGGGACGGGCGCCTGGCAGGAGGCCTTCACGCTGGGCGCGCTTGCGGGCAAGCTTGCGCGCACGGCGCACGGCTTCCGCCTTCTCGCGGGCGCGCTTCTCGGAAGGCTTCTCGTAATGTCCGCGCATCTTCATTTCGCGGAAAATGCCTTCGCGCTGCATCTTCTTCTTGAGCGCGCGAAGCGCTTGGTCGACGTTGTTGTCGCGGACGAGTACCTGCACGTATGCTCCTGTTATCCAGAATTCCGGGGCGACTGGGCCAATTTCACAAGCAGGCAGTGGCGAAACACCCAGCTGCCTCCGCGACGGCAACCATCGCGAATGGAGGCGGCTGATATCAGAATCAGGGCTGCTTGTCCATATCCGATCGCGGTGGAAAGTCGAGTGGCGACGCGGCCGCGTGGACGTGTTGCCAGGGACGCCTCAAAACACGTTGAGCAGACCGGAATCCGCACGTTTGCGCAGGTGCCGGTCGACTGCGTCACGGTCCGCACAATCGTGGAACCGTCCTTGGCAATACTCGCCGAGTTCGATCAGATCCCTGTACATGGGCGAGGTAGGCAAGCGCGCCGCCTTGACCAGGACCGCGCCGAGATATCCGATGTCGAGTTCGTCCTTGGGGAACGTGTCCATGTCGAGCGCGTAACCGAACGAATGGACCGTGTAGTAGGTCCGGTAGGCTGCCGAACGAAGGTCCTGGAGCGCATTGCCGCCATAAGCCTCGTCGACCAGGCTCTTGGTAACGTAGGACTGGTGATCCCCGTATTCGAGCACGATGGAGCCACGCTCCGTGGTGAGCGATCTGATGACGTCCAGATAGTCCCGGAAATCCTGCTGCGTGGCCAGCATCCGGTTGACGTACTCGTCGGTCGGGGCGTCGCCCCCGAAGCTTATCGGCGACAGCGTGTTCTTGGCCAGCAGCGAGTCGACATAGGGGGAGTGCGTGAACATCGTCTTCAGGGTGAACAACAGCGGACCGCCGCCCTTGCGCCTGTGATCGCGGATGAACGCTTCAGCGGCCTTGAAGTAGAAGTCGTCGCGATGCGCGTACTCGCTGGCCCCGATGTCGTCATAGTCGAGGATGGTCTGGAAGCCGATGGACTCCATGAACGCAGCCTCGTTCACGAAGCTGCGTTTCACCGGGGTGAGTGAGACGGTCCGGTAGCCGCATCTGGCAAGAACCTCGGGCAGCGCCCCGCGAACCTTCCCCTCGAGCACCGTGGTGAGATAGGGCGCCTGGACGCCGAAATCGACGCTCGACAGGCCGGACATCACGGAGATCTGTGACACCCAGGTTCCACCCCCGAACGTTTCCACCTGGAGCGGATGCAGCAAGCCGTCGTCCGACAGGAAGCTGTCGTCGAACCTGCCGTCGGTGTGCAATTGGGGAAAGTTCCTGGGATCGGTGTTGCTCTCGCTGAGCACCATGAAGATGTCGGGCCGGTTTCCGGGATCTCCGCATTCGACGGAGTCTTCATAGGGAGGCTGCTGCGGCACGTTGTTCAGCCGGTCGGCGAATTCGCTGCGGCGGAACTGGTACTGCAGGTCGAGCGTCGAGACAAAGAACGAGGTTGCGTTGAAGCCGCCGAGATAGTGGAAATAGCGCGGCTCCATCGGGTCGAGCGGATAGGCAAGGTAGATGCCGAGGGAGGATGCGAGGAGCATCGACGCCCGCTTTCGCCAGCCAGTCGCGCTGCGCGGCTCGAAGACGCCGATCATGGTCACGAACGCCACCGAGAGCAACGCCAGCACGATTACCGGCACGATCAGATAGGCGTAACCCTCCAGAAGGAATCTCATGGCTGCCGGATCTTCGCCGGTGAAGCCGAAATCGAAGACGTGCAGATCGAACCCCTTCATCCGATACTTCACCGTGGAGGCGATGGTGATGATCGACACGGTCGCCATGCCGAAATAGGCGGAAAAGAAGAACTTCCTAGTGATGATGAAGAGAGCGGCGGAGATCGCCGTGATGACCATCGCCACAAAGGGCATGTGGGCGGCCATCTTCTCGAAAGCGTATAGCCCCGCCATCACGATGGCGAAGGCGCCGGCAAGCACGACGGGCCGGCAGAAAAAAGTCACAAGTGATTGAATGATCTTACGCATGGGGATCTAGGGAAAATCGAAATGCGAAAGCGAACAGGTAGCGCCGATTTCCCTTGCCGACGAACGAAACTCATTCTTAACCTTAACGAGCGCGCCTCGAACGGCCGCTCAGCAAGAGATTTCCGGGTCGACAGGCGCGATGCTTTCGCCTAAACGCGCCGCTCCCCGAGACTTTCCCCAATCACTGGACGCGACCATGAAACCGGCTTTTGGCGGCATCGACTTCGGCACGTCGAACTCGACCGTCGGCGTGATCGACAACGGCGCAGTGCGGCTTGCGCCCGTCGAAGGCGCGCATCTGACCATTCCCAGCGCCATCTTCTTCAACTTCGAGGACGGTCATACTTATTTCGGCCGACGCGCCATCGAGGATTACACCCTGAACTCGGAAGGGCGGCTGATGCGATCGCTCAAGAGCGTGCTCGGAACGTCGCTCATCAACGAGAAGACGCGCGTCAAGGCGCGATCTATCCCGTTCAGCGACATCATCGGCATGGTGCTTGGGCATCTCAAGGCATGCCTCGATGAGGCCGTGCAAGCAGATGTCGAGAAGGTCGTGCTGGGGCGGCCAGTGCATTTCGTAGACGAGGATGAGGCCGCGGACAGGCAGGCCCAGGGCGAACTGGAAAAGGCTGCGCGGGAGCAGGGCTTTAAGCACATCGAGTTCCAGTTCGAGCCGATCGCGGCGGCGCTCGACTACGAGCACGGCGTGGAGCGTGAGGAACTCGCCCTGATCGCGGATATTGGCGGCGGCACGTCGGATTTCTCCATCGTGCGCGTTTCACCCGAAGCGCGCCGGCGCGCCGACCGCCGATCGGATGTGCTCGCCAATACGGGCGTGCACCTGGGCGGCACGGATTTCGACCGGCTGCTCAGCATGGCGCGCGTCATGCCCGAACTCGGCTACATGACGCCGACCAAGGACGGAAAGCGCAACCTGCCGGTGTCCTACTTCTTCGATCTGGCGACATGGCAGCGCATCAACTCGCTCTATTCCAACAAGTCGATGACCGACCTCAGGCAGATCCGCTACGACGCGGCGCGACCGGAACTGATCGACCGCATGATCGACATCGTCCAGCACCGGCAGGGCCACGCGCTTGCGGGCCGCGTCGAGCGCGCCAAGATCGACCTTGCCGCAGGCGGAAGTTCGCTACTCGACCTCGATCTGACCGGCGAACGCGTCGACCTGCCGCTCACCGCCGAGATGCTCGACGACGCGATCGGCTCGGCGGTGGAGCGGATCGACGCGACCGTCACGCGCACGCTGGCTGATGCCGGACTGAAGGAAACTGACATAGACACCCTGTTCATGACCGGGGGTTCGACCGGAATCCCCGCCGTGCGGGAGGGCATCGTCAGGCGCCTTCCGCGGGCGCGGCTGGTCAAGGGTGACGTGTTCGGCAGCGTCGGGCTCGGGCTCGCGCTCGATGCGCAGCGCAAGTTTGCATAGCAGCGCGGCCGACTACTCGGCCGCGGCGCGCTCAGCCTCGACGTCGTCGGGAGCGTCAGGATCGCCCGGCGCCGTCTCGCAGCCGAGATCGGGGAAGGCGAGAACCCGCTTGCCGTGGAAGTCGGTGCGCAGCACGAGAAGGCCACGCTCCTCATAATATGCGATGAGTCGGCGCGCACGGCGCGGCGAATGGCTGCCGTAGGTGCGCGCCAGCGTGGCGTCCGACGGGCACGCCTCGCGGTTCATGGCGGCGCGCGCAAGCAGCAGGAAGACGCCCTGTACGTCGTCCGGCAGGGTTTCCGACAGGGTCAGCGCGGTGGCCCACGTCTCGTTGCCGTCATCGCCCCGCTCGACGCCGGCGCGGGCGACAGCCATGCGACGGCGAAACGCCGAGAGGTTCAGGGGTTCGCCCGGCACCCGCCGGATGCGGCAACGGACCAGAAAATCCTGATAGAGAACCGCGTCGGTGCGGAAGGCCGCATCGGCGTCGTCGAGGATTTCGCGCAGCACGGTCTCGATGCCCGCTTCGCGCTCGGCCTCGTCGATGACGGCGAACATCGGCTGCGCGGGCGGCTCCGGCGCGGGCATCGGCCGCGCGAGCTGCGCAAGGATGTCGGCGGTCGGCGTCGGCGGAGGCGGAGGCCGGCGCACGATTGGTCGTGTCGGCTCCTCCGGGCCGGGCGTGAAGATCAGATCGCGCGCGTCCTCGGGCGCCTCGGGCAGCGGCGTCAGCCTGGGGCTGGTCGAGCGCGCCGAGGTCTCGACCGTCCCGATGGTTATCGGCAGCGGACGGCGCGACAAGGCTGGCCCCAGGGCGACGAATTTGCCGCGCGCGAGATCGCGGAACTGTTCGGCCTGGCGCTTGTCCATTCCCAGCAGGTCGGCGGCGCGCGCCATGTCGATGTCGAGGAACGTGCGGCCCATCAGGAAGTTGGATGCTTCGGCCGCGACGTTCTTGGCGAGCTTGGCGAGCCGCTGGGTGGCGATGACGCCGGCCAACCCGCGCTTGCGGCCGCGGCACATCAGGTTGGTCATGGCGCCGAGCGAAACCTTCCTCGCCTCATCCGAGACCTCGCCCGCTGCCGCTGGCGCGAAGAGCTGCGCCTCGTCGACCACGACAAGCACCGGGTACCAATATTCACGGTCGGCGTCGAACATGCCGCCGAGGAACGCGGCTGCCGCGCGCATCTGCTGCTCGGCGTCGAGGCCTTCGAGATTGAGGACGACGGAGACGCGGTGCTGGCGCACGCGACCGGCGATTCGCGTCAGCTCGGCCTCGGTGCGCTGCGCGTCGACCACCTGGTGGCCGAACTTGTCGGCCAGCGTGACGAAATCGCCTTCCGGATCGATGACGCACTGCTGCACCCACGGCGCGCTCTGTTCGAGCAGCCGCCGCAGCAAATGCGACTTTCCGGAGCCGGAATTGCCCTGCACCAACAGGCGGGTCGCCAGCAGTTCCTCGAGATCGAGCTTGGCTGCGGCCCCGCCGTTGGCCGCCCCCATGTCGATGCCAACTTTCATTCAACGTCCTCTATGGAGCGGTCCTTAGCATCGGATCCGCGCGACGGCGAATCGCGGTCGGGGGATTCCCACAAGCGTGATGTCGCACGAAACGGCCGCCGTCGCAGCCACCCAGCCCGCTCCGGCGTCACGTGCGGTTGATCGAGACGCCCCCGTCGGCGAGCAGCGCAGTGCCCGTCGTGAAGCTCGACGCGTCGGACGCGAGATAGAGCGCCGAGGCGGCGATTTCCGCGGGCCTCGCAATCCGCTTCAGGGCATGCAGCCCCTCGACGAAGGCGCGTTCCTCGTCAGTCCGGAAGGTCGCGGCGGGCGTATCGGTGCCGCCGGGCAGCAGTGCATTGACGCGGATGCCATGCGGTCCATACTCTGCCGCCAGCACCTGCGTCAGCCCGATGAGCCCGGCTTTCGCAGCAGCATAGGCCGCCATGCCTGGCATGCCGACTGTATAGCCGACGAAGGTCGAGGTGAAGATCAGGGAGCCGCGGCCGCGCCGCTGCATCGCGGGGATCTGGTGTTTCGCGGCAAGGAAGCAGCTGGTCAGGTTGGTGTCGATCGTGTCGTTCCAGCCTTTCGGCGAAACGGCCGCCGTCTCGCCCATCTCGCCCGTCCAGCCTGCGTTGTTCAAGGCGATGTCGAGGCCGCCATGTTTCTTCTCGGCCAGATCCACCAGCGCCTTGGCGTAGGCCTCGTCTCTGACATCGCCGGCGAGTGCTGCCGCCGTCCCGCCATCGGCCTCGATCTCCGCGACGAGTCTGTCGAGTTCGTCGGCACGCCGGGCCGCGACCACGACAGCGGCGCCGCTGTGCGCGAAAAGTTTCGCCGCCGCCCGGCCGATGCCGGAGCTCGCGCCGGTGACGATCGCGGTCTTGTCGGTGAGATCGAACATTCTCTTGCTCCTCCGCATTTGCGCCGGCCCGCGCCGGCTGATGGAGCGGTGGTCGCAAATCGGCAGAGAGGCAGCCACCCGAAACGCGCTGAGCGTGTAGGCCCCGCCGACAGCAAGACCGGCGCAAAACGGCAACTCCCGTCGCAAACAGCGCAAGGGTGACAATGGCTTTTGGCTAGTGGTACATCACGATCCGACGTCTGACGCGGCGGCCGATCCAGCGAGGCAATCCAACTGCATGCGGAAATATTCGGTATTTGCGATCGCGCGTGAAGCCATGCGCGGCCACAAGGGCTGGGAGGAGCAGTGGTCTTCTCCGGAGCCGCGGGCCGAGTACGACGTTGTCATCGTCGGCGCCGGCGGCCACGGCCTGGCGACCGCGTACTACCTCGCCAAGGAGCATGGCGTCACCAACGTCGCCGTGCTGGAGAAGGGCTGGCTGGGCGGCGGCAACACCGGCCGCAACACGACCATCATCCGCTCGAACTATCTCTATGACGAATCCGCCGCGATCTACGATCACGCGGTAAAACTCTGGGACGGGCTCAGCCAGGATCTCAACTACAACGTCATGTATTCCGCGCGCGGCGTCATGATGCTGGCGCACAATGTCCACGACGTGCAGGTGCTCAAGCGCCACGTTCACGCCAACCGGCTGAACGGCGTGGACAATGAGTGGCTCACCCCCGAGCAGGCACAGGAATTCTGCCCGCCGCTGAACATCTCCAGGAACGCCCGCTACCCGGTCGTCGGCGCCACGCTGCAGCGCCGCGGCGGCACGGCGCGCCACGACGCCGTCGCGTGGGGTTATGCGCGCGGCGCCAGCGACCGCGGCGTCCACATAATCCAGAACTGCGAGGTCACCGGCGTCAGGCGGGGGCCCGATGGCCGCGTCACCGG
This portion of the Mesorhizobium shangrilense genome encodes:
- a CDS encoding SDR family oxidoreductase, which produces MFDLTDKTAIVTGASSGIGRAAAKLFAHSGAAVVVAARRADELDRLVAEIEADGGTAAALAGDVRDEAYAKALVDLAEKKHGGLDIALNNAGWTGEMGETAAVSPKGWNDTIDTNLTSCFLAAKHQIPAMQRRGRGSLIFTSTFVGYTVGMPGMAAYAAAKAGLIGLTQVLAAEYGPHGIRVNALLPGGTDTPAATFRTDEERAFVEGLHALKRIARPAEIAASALYLASDASSFTTGTALLADGGVSINRT
- a CDS encoding sulfatase-like hydrolase/transferase, whose product is MRKIIQSLVTFFCRPVVLAGAFAIVMAGLYAFEKMAAHMPFVAMVITAISAALFIITRKFFFSAYFGMATVSIITIASTVKYRMKGFDLHVFDFGFTGEDPAAMRFLLEGYAYLIVPVIVLALLSVAFVTMIGVFEPRSATGWRKRASMLLASSLGIYLAYPLDPMEPRYFHYLGGFNATSFFVSTLDLQYQFRRSEFADRLNNVPQQPPYEDSVECGDPGNRPDIFMVLSESNTDPRNFPQLHTDGRFDDSFLSDDGLLHPLQVETFGGGTWVSQISVMSGLSSVDFGVQAPYLTTVLEGKVRGALPEVLARCGYRTVSLTPVKRSFVNEAAFMESIGFQTILDYDDIGASEYAHRDDFYFKAAEAFIRDHRRKGGGPLLFTLKTMFTHSPYVDSLLAKNTLSPISFGGDAPTDEYVNRMLATQQDFRDYLDVIRSLTTERGSIVLEYGDHQSYVTKSLVDEAYGGNALQDLRSAAYRTYYTVHSFGYALDMDTFPKDELDIGYLGAVLVKAARLPTSPMYRDLIELGEYCQGRFHDCADRDAVDRHLRKRADSGLLNVF
- a CDS encoding ATP-binding protein — encoded protein: MKVGIDMGAANGGAAAKLDLEELLATRLLVQGNSGSGKSHLLRRLLEQSAPWVQQCVIDPEGDFVTLADKFGHQVVDAQRTEAELTRIAGRVRQHRVSVVLNLEGLDAEQQMRAAAAFLGGMFDADREYWYPVLVVVDEAQLFAPAAAGEVSDEARKVSLGAMTNLMCRGRKRGLAGVIATQRLAKLAKNVAAEASNFLMGRTFLDIDMARAADLLGMDKRQAEQFRDLARGKFVALGPALSRRPLPITIGTVETSARSTSPRLTPLPEAPEDARDLIFTPGPEEPTRPIVRRPPPPPTPTADILAQLARPMPAPEPPAQPMFAVIDEAEREAGIETVLREILDDADAAFRTDAVLYQDFLVRCRIRRVPGEPLNLSAFRRRMAVARAGVERGDDGNETWATALTLSETLPDDVQGVFLLLARAAMNREACPSDATLARTYGSHSPRRARRLIAYYEERGLLVLRTDFHGKRVLAFPDLGCETAPGDPDAPDDVEAERAAAE
- a CDS encoding sarcosine oxidase subunit beta; the encoded protein is MRKYSVFAIAREAMRGHKGWEEQWSSPEPRAEYDVVIVGAGGHGLATAYYLAKEHGVTNVAVLEKGWLGGGNTGRNTTIIRSNYLYDESAAIYDHAVKLWDGLSQDLNYNVMYSARGVMMLAHNVHDVQVLKRHVHANRLNGVDNEWLTPEQAQEFCPPLNISRNARYPVVGATLQRRGGTARHDAVAWGYARGASDRGVHIIQNCEVTGVRRGPDGRVTGVETSKGFIGTKKIGVVAAGHSSVIMQMADVRMPLESYPLQALVSEPVKPVFPCVVMSNTVHAYISQSDKGELVIGAGTDQYVSYSQTGGLHIINHTLDAICEMFPIFTRMKMLRSWGGIVDVTPDRSPILAKTPVPGLYVNCGWGTGGFKATPGSGHVFAHTIATDQPHPINAPFTLERFRTGRLIDEAAAAAVAH
- a CDS encoding Hsp70 family protein, giving the protein MKPAFGGIDFGTSNSTVGVIDNGAVRLAPVEGAHLTIPSAIFFNFEDGHTYFGRRAIEDYTLNSEGRLMRSLKSVLGTSLINEKTRVKARSIPFSDIIGMVLGHLKACLDEAVQADVEKVVLGRPVHFVDEDEAADRQAQGELEKAAREQGFKHIEFQFEPIAAALDYEHGVEREELALIADIGGGTSDFSIVRVSPEARRRADRRSDVLANTGVHLGGTDFDRLLSMARVMPELGYMTPTKDGKRNLPVSYFFDLATWQRINSLYSNKSMTDLRQIRYDAARPELIDRMIDIVQHRQGHALAGRVERAKIDLAAGGSSLLDLDLTGERVDLPLTAEMLDDAIGSAVERIDATVTRTLADAGLKETDIDTLFMTGGSTGIPAVREGIVRRLPRARLVKGDVFGSVGLGLALDAQRKFA